DNA from Bacteroidota bacterium:
CTGAACAAATCGAAAAGGTTCTGGTAAAAATCGCCGCCTTTCAGCGTATTGAGCAAATTACCGTAAGGCTCTACGCTGCGGTCTTCGGCAATACGCAGAAAGATAACACGGTCGAGGGTTTGCTGTATGGCAAAGTTTATTTCGTCTTCGTCTAACTCTTTGTTGTTTACACTTATGGAAGCGGCAAGGTAAGTGCGCCAGCTGTCAAGCGATTCGAGGAAATCCTTATCAACGGTGGCTGTTCCTTTTTTCTGTGTGCCGCTTTGTACATAGGTATCAAAGCTTCCTTTGAGAACACGTTCTTTAGAAAACGTGTTCCAGATAAAATCAAATTCTGCAAGGTATTCGCGGAACGTAAGGTATTTTATGCGGGCAACAGCTGCTTTGTCGGTAGGCTTTGGCTTTTTGGTACAATCGTAAATAGCAAACTCTTCGAAATCGGTAATTATGCTGATCGGGAGTTTTGCACTCCACCCGTAACGTCTGACCTGATACGCGGGCTGTATTTCTTCTTTTACGGCTACGCTTGGTTTCTTTGCCTCCACAAAGAACAGGCGTTTACCACCAACCAGCCTGAAAGAATAATCGGGTGCTTTGGTAGCTTTCCCTATTTTTATTTTGTCTTCGTGTATTACTTCACGGTAAGCCTCAGCATAGCCTTCTGCATTATCCACGTCCCAGCCTAACGCCTTAAAAAAAGGGTCAATAAAATCGCGGCGGGTTAATGTTTCGTTGTACTCCGCTTTTTTGTACGAGGCAAACTGTTCCTCAAAGCGTTCTACAAGTGCTGCAATGGTTTTGTATGCAGTTTCTTTCGTTACCATAATTCGAATATGGTGATAAATAATAAAATGTTTTATTTACCGATACAAAATTTCCCGAAGATATTCCCCAGCAAATCATCCGACGTAATTTGCTGTCCGGTAATTTCGCCGAGATAGAGCAGTGCTTCGCGGATATCCTGCGCCAGCAGGTCGCCGGGAATTTGCATGCCCATGCCGTTAATGATGCGTTCAATGGCGCTGTTGGTGCGGCGCAGGGCATCGGCGTGGCGGGCGTTGGTAACAATGGTTTCGGTAATGTTTACGGTGCGGCTGTCGAACAGGCTTACCAGCTTTTGCCGCAAATCGTCGATACCGTATTTTTCTTTGGCCGAAATAAACAGCGTATCGAACTCCACAAACTCGCGCTGTGCGGTGGCAATGTCTTCCTTGTCTATTTTATTGCCCACCACCAGCAGTTGTGCCCCGCTGAGGTGGCTTTTCACTTCGTTGAGCGCGGGCACAAGTGCGGCGCGGGTCATTTCGTGTACATCAAACAAATACACCACAATGGCCGACTGCCTGATCTGCTCAAACGCGCGCGATACGCCGATGCTTTCAATGGTATCGGTGGTGCTGCGCAGTCCGGCGGTATCAATGAAACGGAAGAGCACACCGTCTATGGTTATTTCGTCTTCAATGGTATCGCGCGTGGTGCCGGGAATATCGCTTACAATGGCGCGTTCTTCTTCGAGCAGGGCGTTGAGCAGGGTGCTTTTGCCGGCGTTGGGTTTGCCCACAATGGCTACGGGAATACCGTTTTTAATTACGTTGCCCACCTCAAACGAGTCGATGAGGCGCTGAATGAGGCGTTGAATTTTCCAGAGCAGCTGGCGGAGCTCATCGCGGTTGGCAAACTCCACATCTTCCTCACTGAAATCGAGTTCGAGTTCAATGAGTGAGGCAAAGTTCATCAGCTCCTCGCGCAGAATCTGAATTTTGGTTGAAAAGCCGCCGCGCATTTGCTGCATGGCTACCTGATGTGCCGCGCCCGATTGTGAGGCAATAAGGTCGGCCACGGCTTCGGCCTGTGAGAGATCGAACTTGCCGTTGAGGAATGCGCGCAGGGTAAACTCGCCCGGCTGTGCGGCGCGGCAGCCGTGGCGGTAAAGCAGCTGCAACAACTGCTGCTGAATAAACACCGAGCCGTGGCACGAAATTTCCACACTGTCCTCGCCGGTGTACGAGTGCGGGTTTTTGAAAATGGTCACCAGCACCTCGTCGAGCATAATTTCCTCGCCGGCTTTTCCCTCCACAATGGTGCCGAAATGGGCGGTGTGGCCCGGTTTGCTGCGCAGCATTTTGGGTTTTCCGCTGCGGCTGCGAAACACGCTTTCCACCACATCAAACGCCTGCGGCCCTGAAATGCGGATAACCGCAATGGCAGCGGTGCCGTGTGCGGTGGCTAATGCGGCAATGGTGTCGGTATTGGGAGGTACATACATATAGGCCAAAGGTACAACGAAATAAAATGCGGCCGGGCTTAACGGCCTTTGGCGCGTGTAGTGCGCGGGGCTGCCTTAACCGCTTTGGCGGGCGTTTTGGCCGGGGCTTTTTTGCCGGCAGCGGCTTTGTTTTCCTGCGCTGCTGCTTTTGCGGCTTCTTTCTTTGCCGCTTTGGCGGCCAGTTTGACGGCGGCAATTTCGGTATCCAGATGCAGGCGGAATTTCACCATTTCGGTGATGAGTTTTTTGGGCAGCGGTTTGCCCAGCGGAAACTGCACGGCACCTTTTGAAAACGTGTAGGCACCCAGCAATTCCTTAAACGCCTCAATGCCTGTGCCGGTGGGATAAAAACCAATGTGCCGTTCGTAACCCGCAAAGTAAACCAGCACGCTGTGCTGCTTGTAGCCGGGCATACCGTAGCTGATTACCTCTTCGGCGTTGGGTGCGGCCTTGCGGATAATGGCGCGTAGTTCTTCAAGCTGTTTTCGGGTGGAGGCGGGGAAACTGCGGATGTATTCGTTTACGGTGGCCGGTTTTTTCATGGGGCTAATGTAATTACTTTAAGCCTGAACAATATGGAACACAGCAGGTATTTTGCATAGCCCTGATTGTAGTGGATACGGCCTTTTTCAGGCCGTAGGAACGGAAAGCAGGAACGAACGGTAATTTAATGAGCCTGCAGGTTCGCTCCCCTCTTTTTTTGTAACCGCACGGGATTTATTTTAATCAATACATTTGAATGATGAACGCACCCGAAATTAAGCACGTGCCGGAAAAACTGCTGGCCGGCTGCCTGATTGAAATGAGCTATGCGGCCGATAAAACGCCGCTTTTGTTCCGCACGTTTATGCCGCACCGCCACGCCATTGCGCATAAAACGGATGCGCATATTTTTCTTGTAAACATATTGCCCGGGCAGTTGCAGCCCACCGGACTTACACCTGAAACCCGTTTTGAGAAATGCGGCGGGGTAGAAGTAAGCGCCAAAGGCGAACTGCCCGAAGGGCTTACGTACTTTACCCTGCCGGGCGGGCATTATGCCGTGTTTATACACAAAGGACCGGCAGCGGCGTTTATGGGTACGTTCCACTTTATTTTCAACACCTGGCTGCCCGCTTCGGTGTGGGAATACGATGTGACACGGCACCGCTTTGAGCGTATTCCGCCCGGCTACAAGCCGGATGATGCGGATGCGCAGGAGGAAATATGGATTCCGGTGAAAGCGCGGTAACAAGTATTCACAATTAAATTTTGCCGCCCCGCTTTTTCGTTGCGACCTTGCATCCGCTAATTTCATTCACACATGACCACACCCGCTGAAACCCACCTGCTTGAAACCATCCGTTTTGAATTTGCCCGCATGAAACAACTGGCCGAAAAGGCGCTTGAGCAGGTGAGCGACGAAGGTTTTACAGT
Protein-coding regions in this window:
- a CDS encoding GyrI-like domain-containing protein; this translates as MMNAPEIKHVPEKLLAGCLIEMSYAADKTPLLFRTFMPHRHAIAHKTDAHIFLVNILPGQLQPTGLTPETRFEKCGGVEVSAKGELPEGLTYFTLPGGHYAVFIHKGPAAAFMGTFHFIFNTWLPASVWEYDVTRHRFERIPPGYKPDDADAQEEIWIPVKAR
- a CDS encoding DUF1801 domain-containing protein → MKKPATVNEYIRSFPASTRKQLEELRAIIRKAAPNAEEVISYGMPGYKQHSVLVYFAGYERHIGFYPTGTGIEAFKELLGAYTFSKGAVQFPLGKPLPKKLITEMVKFRLHLDTEIAAVKLAAKAAKKEAAKAAAQENKAAAGKKAPAKTPAKAVKAAPRTTRAKGR
- the mnmE gene encoding tRNA uridine-5-carboxymethylaminomethyl(34) synthesis GTPase MnmE; its protein translation is MYVPPNTDTIAALATAHGTAAIAVIRISGPQAFDVVESVFRSRSGKPKMLRSKPGHTAHFGTIVEGKAGEEIMLDEVLVTIFKNPHSYTGEDSVEISCHGSVFIQQQLLQLLYRHGCRAAQPGEFTLRAFLNGKFDLSQAEAVADLIASQSGAAHQVAMQQMRGGFSTKIQILREELMNFASLIELELDFSEEDVEFANRDELRQLLWKIQRLIQRLIDSFEVGNVIKNGIPVAIVGKPNAGKSTLLNALLEEERAIVSDIPGTTRDTIEDEITIDGVLFRFIDTAGLRSTTDTIESIGVSRAFEQIRQSAIVVYLFDVHEMTRAALVPALNEVKSHLSGAQLLVVGNKIDKEDIATAQREFVEFDTLFISAKEKYGIDDLRQKLVSLFDSRTVNITETIVTNARHADALRRTNSAIERIINGMGMQIPGDLLAQDIREALLYLGEITGQQITSDDLLGNIFGKFCIGK